A single region of the Zootoca vivipara chromosome 2, rZooViv1.1, whole genome shotgun sequence genome encodes:
- the LOC118081196 gene encoding zinc finger and SCAN domain-containing protein 22 isoform X1, which yields MKMEEEQDLAGKGTRRNDPWALQPETVGEFLPRTLGEEIKQEPDEGSLQQWEAQWQEFLKTVESPPPGWVSPNLPEEAWDDTKGFLASFEQVAKACRWPKEEWAARLLPALSGEAERAFGNLEAADREDYGKVKAAILRGDVTWREEQRQRFRRFRYQEAEGPGGAHSRLRELSQQWLRVESHTKEEILELLILEQFLAILPPEMQSWVRPRGPETCSQAVALADDFLLRLRGAKKPSKQAAFEETDTSRALSDIEQKQLCVEAKQEDDNREASLLGGEWKSKNEGELCGNFSGRAKCEELKENFWSQERPASLPRLGGDFHETLVQKENQTEKRGNGCPSDHWGIHIEEKQNKTTIFGRDFIESRQLTKCATLQKEENSYICLDGGESFSHGSDLRSHQDAPRGDERYKCSDTNKSVCDQSDLPKHPRIPKGEKQYKCLECGKCFGRSAHLTSHQIIHTGEKPYQCLECGKSFVQSAHLASHQIIHTGEKPYQCLECGKSFNKSTNFLRHQKLHKGEKPHRCADCSKSFSDKPSLIQHQRVHTGEKPYTCLECGKSFSHRGSLSAHQRMHTGERPYTCSDCGKSFRDQSSLIRHKRIHTGEKPYTCSECGKSFSQSTNLTLHQRIHAEGKMPSEPAHMLNTGMAVLVFSTNPANGLVAS from the exons ATGAAAATGGAGGAGGAGCAAGACCTGGCGGGCAAGGGGACGAGGAGGAACGACCCCTGGGCACTCCAGCCCGAGACCGTCGGGGAATTCCTTCCGAGGACGCTGGGAGAAGAGATTAAGCAGGAACCGGACGAGGGGTCCctgcagcagtgggaggcccagTGGCAAGAGTTCCTGAAGACGGTGGAATCCCCTCCGCCGGGATGGGTGTCCCCGAACTTGCCAGAAGAGGCCTGGGACGACACGAAGGGCTTCCTGGCCTCCTTCGAGCAAGTGGCCAAAGCCTGCCGCTGGCCCAAGGAAGAGTGGGCAGCCCGGCTCCTGCCGGCCCTCAGCGGGGAAGCCGAGCGAGCCTTTGGCAACTTGGAGGCGGCGGACAGAGAGGATTATGGGAAAGTGAAGGCAGCCATCTTGCGAGGGGATGTCACGTGGCgggaggagcagcgccagcgctTCCGGCGCTTCCGCTACCAGGAGGCTGAGGGTCCTGGAGGGGCTCACAGTCGCCTCCGGGAGCTCAGCCAGCAGTGGCTGAGAGTCGAGAGCCACACCAAGGAGGAGATCTTGGAGCtgctgatcctggagcagttcctggccatCCTGCCTCCAGAGATGCAGAGCTGGGTCAGGCCGCGCGGGCCGGAGACCtgctcccaggcggtggccctggcagaCGACTTCCTGCTGAGGCTGCGGGGAGCCAAGAAGCCGTCAAAGCAG GCAGCATTTGAGGAGACAGATACAAGCCGGGCCTTGTCTGATATCGAGCAGAAGCAACTGTGTGTGGAGGCAAAGCAGGAAGATGACAACAGGGAGGCAAGCCTGTTGG GCGGTGAGTGGAAAAGCAAGAACGAAGGGGAGCTGTGTGGGAATTTCTCAGGAAGAGCCAAGTGTGAAGAGCTGAAAGAGAATTTCTGGAGCCAAGAGAGACCTGCGTCCCTCCCTCGCCTGGGTGGAGACTTCCACGAAACCCTGGTCCAAAAGGaaaaccaaacagaaaaaagagggAACGGGTGTCCCAGTGATCACTGGGGAATCCACATAgaggagaaacaaaataaaaccaccatatTTGGGAGGGACTTTATTGAGAGCAGACAGCTTACCAAATGTGCAACTCTCCAGAAGGAGGAAAACTCATATATATGTCTGGATGGTGGAGAGAGTTTCAGTCACGGTTCAGATCTTAGATCACATCAAGATGCCCCCAGAGGTGACGAACGGTATAAATGCTCGGACACAAACAAGAGCGTCTGTGATCAGTCCGACCTTCCTAAACATCCGAGAATCCCCAAAGGGGAGAAGCAgtataaatgcttggagtgtgggaagtGCTTCGGTCGGAGCGCGCACCTAACTTCACACCAGAtaatccacaccggggagaaaccgTACCAGTgcctggagtgtgggaagagcttcgtACAGAGCGCCCACCTGGCTTCGCACCAGAtaatccacaccggggagaagccctaccagtgcctggagtgtgggaagagcttcaacaAGAGCACAAACTTCCTCAGGCACCAGAAGCTCCACAAAGGGGAGAAGCCGCACCGGTGTGCGGACTGCAGCAAGAGTTTCTCTGACAAGCCCAGCCTCATCCAGCACCAGCGAGTCCACACCGGCGAGAAGCCCTACACGTGCTTGGAGTGCGGGAAGAGTTTCAGCCACAGGGGGAGCCTTAGCGCACATCAGAGAATGCACACAGGGGAGAGGCCGTATACGTGCTCCGACTGTGGCAAGAGCTTCCGTGACCAGTCGAGCCTTATTAGGCACAAGAggatccacaccggggagaaaccgtatacgtgctccgagtgcgggaaaagcttcagccagAGCACCAACCTGACTCTACATCAGAGAATCCACGCAGAAGGGAAGATGCCCTCTGAACCTGCCCACATGCTTAACACGGGAATGGCCGTATTAGTATTTTCCACGAATCCTGCCAATGGTCTGGTGGCATCATAG
- the LOC118081352 gene encoding zinc finger and SCAN domain-containing protein 32-like — protein MKMEEQELAGPTSAEGKGKALHVLQSRGVGESLQRRPSGAVKQEPAEDSLHHWEAQWREFLRTVETPKEVCWASPPPPEEPSPWDDTKAFLASFEQVAEACRWPTVEWAAHLLPAISGEAERAFIGLEARDREDYGKVKAAILRGDAMKREKNRQRFRRFCYQEAEEPRGAYRRLQELCRRWLRFERHSKEQILELLILEQFLAILPPEIQGWVRECGPETCCQAVTLAEDFLLRQQEAERQVNQVVFEKAALSSSEAGQAPSEVEQRQLCREAKQEYDDDIDEEEASLLGKEGQALLAPKFVSTL, from the exons ATGAAAATGGAGGAGCAAGAACTTGCAGGTCCCACGTCAgcggaaggaaaaggaaaagccctTCACGTCCTCCAGTCTAGGGGTGTCGGGGAATCCCTGCAGAGGAGACCCTCGGGAGCTGTGAAGCAGGAACCGGCCGAGGACTCCCTCCATCACTGGGAAGCCCAGTGGCGGGAGTTCCTGAGGACGGTGGAGACCCCCAAAGAAGTGTGCTGGGCATCCCCTCCACCACCAGAAGAGCCCAGCCCCTGGGACGACACCAAGGCCTTCCTGGCCTCCTTCGAGCAAGTGGCCGAAGCCTGCCGGTGGCCTACGGTGGAGTGGGCGGCCCACCTCCTGCCAGCCATCAGCGGAGAGGCCGAGCGGGCCTTTATTGGCTTGGAGGCCAGAGACAGGGAGGATTATGGGAAAGTGAAGGCGGCCATCTTGCGAGGGGATGCCATGAAGCGGGAGAAGAACCGGCAGCGCTTCCGGCGCTTCTGCTACCAAGAGGCCGAGGAGCCGAGAGGGGCTTACAGGCGGCTCCAGGAACTCTGCCGCCGGTGGTTGAGATTTGAAAGGCACtccaaggagcagatcctggagctgctgatcctggagcagttcctggctatTCTGCCGCCAGAGATCCAgggctgggtgagggaatgtggcccagaGACCTGCTGCCAAGCTGTCACCCTGGCGGAGGATTTCCTGCTGAGACAGCAAGAGGCCGAGAGGCAGGTAaaccag GTGGTCTTTGAGAAGGCAGCTCTGAGTTCCTCTGAGGCAGGCCAGGCCCCATCTGAGGTCGAGCAGAGGCAGCTGTGCAGGGAGGCCAAGCAAGAATATGACGACGACATTGATGAGGAAGAGGCCAGCCTGCTGGGTAAGGAGGGACAAGCCTTGCTTGCGCCCAAGTTCGTCAGCACTCTGTAG
- the LOC118081196 gene encoding zinc finger protein ZFP2 isoform X2, whose protein sequence is MKMEEEQDLAGKGTRRNDPWALQPETVGEFLPRTLGEEIKQEPDEGSLQQWEAQWQEFLKTVESPPPGWVSPNLPEEAWDDTKGFLASFEQVAKACRWPKEEWAARLLPALSGEAERAFGNLEAADREDYGKVKAAILRGDVTWREEQRQRFRRFRYQEAEGPGGAHSRLRELSQQWLRVESHTKEEILELLILEQFLAILPPEMQSWVRPRGPETCSQAVALADDFLLRLRGAKKPSKQAAFEETDTSRALSDIEQKQLCVEAKQEDDNREASLLGGEWKSKNEGELCGNFSGRAKCEELKENFWSQERPASLPRLGGDFHETLVQKENQTEKRGNGCPSDHWGIHIEEKQNKTTIFGRDFIESRQLTKCATLQKEENSYICLDGGESFSHGSDLRSHQDAPRGDERYKCSDTNKSVCDQSDLPKHPRIPKGEKQYKCLECGKCFGRSAHLTSHQIIHTGEKPYQCLECGKSFVQSAHLASHQIIHTGEKPYQCLECGKSFNKSTNFLRHQKLHKGEKPHRCADCSKSFSDKPSLIQHQRVHTGEKPYTCLECGKSFSHRGSLSAHQRMHTGERPYTCSDCGKSFRDQSSLIRHKRIHTGEKPYTCSECGKSFSQSTNLTLHQRIHKGKRPNKCLVCGKSFSCKSSLKAHQRVHTGEKPYKCSECGKSFIQVSNLTAHKRTHTGEKPYTCSECGKSFSRSDHLTLHQRTHTGEKPYMCAECGKSFSQSTDLTSHQRIHTGEKPYKCLECGKNFSRSYRLTIHQRMHTGEKPYKCLECGKSFSRSDHLTSHKKMHPGEKS, encoded by the exons ATGAAAATGGAGGAGGAGCAAGACCTGGCGGGCAAGGGGACGAGGAGGAACGACCCCTGGGCACTCCAGCCCGAGACCGTCGGGGAATTCCTTCCGAGGACGCTGGGAGAAGAGATTAAGCAGGAACCGGACGAGGGGTCCctgcagcagtgggaggcccagTGGCAAGAGTTCCTGAAGACGGTGGAATCCCCTCCGCCGGGATGGGTGTCCCCGAACTTGCCAGAAGAGGCCTGGGACGACACGAAGGGCTTCCTGGCCTCCTTCGAGCAAGTGGCCAAAGCCTGCCGCTGGCCCAAGGAAGAGTGGGCAGCCCGGCTCCTGCCGGCCCTCAGCGGGGAAGCCGAGCGAGCCTTTGGCAACTTGGAGGCGGCGGACAGAGAGGATTATGGGAAAGTGAAGGCAGCCATCTTGCGAGGGGATGTCACGTGGCgggaggagcagcgccagcgctTCCGGCGCTTCCGCTACCAGGAGGCTGAGGGTCCTGGAGGGGCTCACAGTCGCCTCCGGGAGCTCAGCCAGCAGTGGCTGAGAGTCGAGAGCCACACCAAGGAGGAGATCTTGGAGCtgctgatcctggagcagttcctggccatCCTGCCTCCAGAGATGCAGAGCTGGGTCAGGCCGCGCGGGCCGGAGACCtgctcccaggcggtggccctggcagaCGACTTCCTGCTGAGGCTGCGGGGAGCCAAGAAGCCGTCAAAGCAG GCAGCATTTGAGGAGACAGATACAAGCCGGGCCTTGTCTGATATCGAGCAGAAGCAACTGTGTGTGGAGGCAAAGCAGGAAGATGACAACAGGGAGGCAAGCCTGTTGG GCGGTGAGTGGAAAAGCAAGAACGAAGGGGAGCTGTGTGGGAATTTCTCAGGAAGAGCCAAGTGTGAAGAGCTGAAAGAGAATTTCTGGAGCCAAGAGAGACCTGCGTCCCTCCCTCGCCTGGGTGGAGACTTCCACGAAACCCTGGTCCAAAAGGaaaaccaaacagaaaaaagagggAACGGGTGTCCCAGTGATCACTGGGGAATCCACATAgaggagaaacaaaataaaaccaccatatTTGGGAGGGACTTTATTGAGAGCAGACAGCTTACCAAATGTGCAACTCTCCAGAAGGAGGAAAACTCATATATATGTCTGGATGGTGGAGAGAGTTTCAGTCACGGTTCAGATCTTAGATCACATCAAGATGCCCCCAGAGGTGACGAACGGTATAAATGCTCGGACACAAACAAGAGCGTCTGTGATCAGTCCGACCTTCCTAAACATCCGAGAATCCCCAAAGGGGAGAAGCAgtataaatgcttggagtgtgggaagtGCTTCGGTCGGAGCGCGCACCTAACTTCACACCAGAtaatccacaccggggagaaaccgTACCAGTgcctggagtgtgggaagagcttcgtACAGAGCGCCCACCTGGCTTCGCACCAGAtaatccacaccggggagaagccctaccagtgcctggagtgtgggaagagcttcaacaAGAGCACAAACTTCCTCAGGCACCAGAAGCTCCACAAAGGGGAGAAGCCGCACCGGTGTGCGGACTGCAGCAAGAGTTTCTCTGACAAGCCCAGCCTCATCCAGCACCAGCGAGTCCACACCGGCGAGAAGCCCTACACGTGCTTGGAGTGCGGGAAGAGTTTCAGCCACAGGGGGAGCCTTAGCGCACATCAGAGAATGCACACAGGGGAGAGGCCGTATACGTGCTCCGACTGTGGCAAGAGCTTCCGTGACCAGTCGAGCCTTATTAGGCACAAGAggatccacaccggggagaaaccgtatacgtgctccgagtgcgggaaaagcttcagccagAGCACCAACCTGACTCTACATCAGAGAATCCAC AAGGGAAAGAGGCCAAACAAGTGCCTTGTGTGCGGCAAAAGCTTCAGTTGCAAATCGAGCCTGAAGGCCCATCAGAGAGTCCACACGGGCGAGAAACCATACAAGTGCTctgagtgcggaaagagcttcatcCAAGTGTCAAACCTTACTGCACAcaaaagaacccacacaggggagaagccctacaccTGCtcggagtgcgggaagagcttcagccggAGCGACCACCTGACTTTACACCAGAGGacacacacgggggagaagccatacATGTGTgccgagtgcgggaagagcttcagtcagagcacgGACCTCACCtcacaccagagaatccacaccggAGAGAAGCCTTACAAATGCTTGGAGTGCGGGAAGAATTTCAGCCGGAGTTACCGCCTCACTATCCACCAGAGGatgcacacaggggagaagccgtataaatgcctggagtgtggcaagagcttcagtcggagcgaCCATCTCACTTCGCATAAGAAAATGCACCCGGGGGAGAAATCATAA